A window of the Ananas comosus cultivar F153 unplaced genomic scaffold, ASM154086v1, whole genome shotgun sequence genome harbors these coding sequences:
- the LOC109706094 gene encoding uncharacterized protein LOC109706094, which yields MGPFEILERVGPVAYRLALPPSLARVHNVFHVSMLRKYITDPSHVISPASIQLQEDLSYEKAPLRILAREVKQLRNRSILYVKVQWENHKEREAMWELESSMREHYPQLFAGDV from the coding sequence ATGGGGCCGTTTGAGATTCTGGAGCGTGTTGGTCCGGTGGCGTACAGATTGGCTCTTCCTCCGAGTCTCGCCCGGGTGCACAATGTTTTTCACGTGTCCATGCTTCGGAAGTACATTACGGATCCGTCCCACGTCATTAGCCCGGCGTCTATTCAGCTACAGGAGGATCTGAGTTATGAGAAGGCTCCGTTGCGGATATTGGCACGTGAGGTGAAACAGTTGCGGAACAGGAGCATTCTATATGTTAAAGTTCAGTGGGAAAATCACAAGGAGCGCGAGGCTATGTGGGAGCTTGAGTCTTCTATGCGGGAGCATTACCCGCAGTTGTTTGCGGGGGATGTTTGA